The proteins below come from a single Candidatus Zymogenus saltonus genomic window:
- the larA gene encoding nickel-dependent lactate racemase, producing the protein MGLFEFQYFDERVAVEIPGELLIDKIEPEVVTALYDVCSATEEALSNPVGAPTIEDSISKNSKVLVVVPDKSRHTNLREVVRVLLSRIDSAGAKREDITILIATGTHRPMTEAEIAQKYSDVLEGYSVVNHVYDDESTLVDLGTTKDGLPVQFNRLILEHDFIVSVGNIGPHPVGGYSGGAKGLLPGIAGKRSTDYFHWEATNHPLFDVFGNADNPIRREMEEIVAETGLSFIVNTTENADREISGVFAGHYVEAHRKGVEFLKKTSPIAYPVSLPDILVVGLGLDRPDLWGGAAGIYLAAALLKAGGILVLFAKCPEGVANNHPVVLEHGYRDWRRVREMVMDGKIADRTGASHIVTVGKILEEKDMKVILVSGSISKEDAERLGFIGADRPQEAVDMALSTAENPGVLIYWRI; encoded by the coding sequence ATGGGCCTCTTTGAGTTTCAATACTTCGACGAGCGCGTGGCAGTCGAGATTCCCGGCGAGCTTCTGATCGACAAGATCGAGCCGGAGGTCGTGACTGCGCTTTACGACGTGTGCTCGGCGACGGAGGAGGCGCTGTCAAATCCCGTCGGGGCGCCGACCATTGAGGACTCGATATCGAAAAATAGTAAAGTCCTCGTCGTCGTCCCGGATAAGAGCCGTCACACCAACCTTCGGGAGGTCGTGAGGGTCCTCCTCTCCCGTATCGATAGCGCCGGTGCCAAGAGGGAAGACATAACGATCCTGATAGCCACAGGCACGCACCGTCCCATGACGGAGGCGGAGATCGCCCAAAAATACTCCGATGTTTTGGAGGGGTATAGCGTAGTCAACCACGTATACGACGACGAGTCCACCCTCGTCGATCTCGGAACTACGAAGGACGGCCTCCCCGTCCAGTTCAACCGCCTCATTCTAGAGCATGACTTCATCGTCTCGGTAGGGAACATCGGCCCCCACCCGGTGGGGGGCTACTCCGGCGGGGCGAAGGGGCTGCTCCCAGGGATCGCCGGAAAGCGTTCCACCGACTACTTTCACTGGGAGGCCACCAACCACCCTCTCTTCGACGTCTTCGGCAACGCCGACAATCCGATCCGCCGCGAGATGGAGGAGATCGTGGCCGAGACGGGGCTGTCGTTTATCGTCAACACGACCGAGAACGCCGACCGTGAAATATCGGGCGTGTTTGCCGGTCACTACGTAGAGGCGCACCGTAAAGGCGTCGAGTTTCTCAAAAAGACATCCCCCATCGCCTATCCGGTGAGCCTCCCGGACATCCTCGTGGTCGGCTTAGGTTTAGACCGCCCCGACCTCTGGGGGGGCGCGGCGGGGATATACCTTGCGGCGGCGCTGTTGAAGGCAGGGGGCATTCTTGTCCTCTTTGCAAAATGCCCAGAGGGGGTGGCGAACAACCACCCCGTGGTCTTGGAGCACGGCTACAGAGACTGGCGCCGGGTGAGGGAAATGGTGATGGACGGGAAGATCGCCGACAGGACCGGCGCATCTCACATCGTTACGGTCGGAAAGATATTGGAGGAGAAGGATATGAAGGTGATATTGGTGTCCGGCTCCATTTCTAAAGAGGACGCCGAACGCCTCGGATTTATCGGCGCAGACAGGCCCCAGGAGGCGGTCGATATGGCGCTTTCCACTGCGGAAAATCCGGGCGTTCTGATCTACTGGAGGATATAG
- a CDS encoding RraA family protein, which yields MSTTQLSHDEVITLCGRLEKTYTPAVADTLDGMGFFNQAMHIGFVPIFSDSVVAGPAFTMDEAKTKKSTRLAEYDPEFVAQALTAIFGNMEKGQVIAVNTNGFFGAGAFGELMATTSKYYGGVKGAVVDGPIRDINRIREIEFPVWAKGNIPTDSIGRVDLVGVNGPIFCGGVRVNPGDIIFADCDGVVVIPMNDVDLKAVVKEAEEVVAAERRSRQEIRGGKSLLDVYKKYGKL from the coding sequence ATGTCGACAACACAACTCTCCCACGATGAGGTCATAACCCTCTGCGGGCGCCTCGAAAAGACCTACACCCCCGCCGTCGCCGACACGCTGGACGGTATGGGCTTTTTTAACCAGGCGATGCACATCGGCTTCGTCCCGATATTCTCAGATAGCGTGGTGGCCGGGCCCGCCTTTACGATGGACGAGGCCAAGACCAAGAAGAGCACGAGGCTCGCAGAATACGATCCCGAATTCGTGGCCCAGGCGCTGACGGCCATATTCGGCAACATGGAGAAGGGCCAGGTGATCGCCGTCAACACCAACGGCTTTTTCGGGGCGGGCGCCTTCGGAGAGCTTATGGCCACCACCAGCAAGTACTACGGCGGGGTGAAGGGCGCCGTGGTGGACGGCCCGATCAGGGACATCAACAGGATAAGGGAGATCGAATTTCCGGTCTGGGCGAAGGGGAACATCCCCACCGACTCCATCGGCCGGGTCGATCTGGTGGGGGTCAACGGTCCGATCTTCTGCGGCGGGGTAAGGGTCAACCCGGGCGATATAATCTTCGCCGACTGCGACGGCGTGGTGGTGATTCCCATGAACGACGTGGACCTGAAAGCGGTCGTGAAGGAGGCGGAGGAGGTGGTCGCGGCGGAGAGGAGGTCGAGGCAGGAGATCAGGGGGGGGAAGTCTCTGCTTGACGTCTACAAGAAGTACGGCAAGCTTTAA
- a CDS encoding FadR family transcriptional regulator yields MEPINRVNISESIVRQMIDLISKGVYPPGKKLPPERELMLQLNVGRSSVREAFQALAIMGLVDIRPGLGTFVREVTNDVAVPASIFAPLVRPEDAEDLLEARLLVEPSIAAMAARRHTEEEIEEIERLLERCRDASRSGEVVYPLAARFHVEIARATHNIVFTRFIETIAGLFAVRGALMERHEDYLDWEYSSHHAIFDAVRSRNPNEAHSQMEKHIREVTRIYVEREGS; encoded by the coding sequence ATGGAGCCGATAAACAGAGTCAACATATCCGAGTCGATCGTACGCCAGATGATCGACCTTATCAGCAAGGGGGTCTACCCCCCCGGCAAGAAGCTGCCCCCGGAGCGGGAGCTGATGCTGCAGCTGAACGTGGGGCGGTCGTCAGTCAGGGAGGCCTTTCAGGCCCTGGCCATAATGGGGCTGGTCGATATCCGCCCGGGTCTGGGGACGTTTGTCAGGGAGGTGACCAATGATGTCGCGGTCCCCGCAAGCATCTTCGCCCCCCTCGTGAGACCCGAGGACGCCGAAGACCTCCTCGAGGCCAGGCTCTTGGTAGAGCCGTCGATAGCCGCCATGGCGGCCCGGCGTCACACGGAGGAGGAGATCGAAGAAATCGAGCGGTTGCTCGAGAGGTGCAGGGACGCCTCCAGATCGGGGGAGGTGGTCTATCCGCTGGCGGCGAGGTTTCACGTGGAGATTGCCAGGGCGACGCACAACATAGTATTCACCCGTTTCATAGAGACGATCGCCGGCCTCTTTGCGGTCCGCGGAGCGCTGATGGAGAGGCACGAGGACTACCTCGACTGGGAGTACTCCTCTCATCATGCGATTTTCGACGCCGTACGCTCCCGCAACCCGAACGAGGCGCACAGCCAGATGGAAAAGCACATCAGAGAGGTGACGCGCATTTACGTGGAGAGGGAGGGGAGCTGA
- a CDS encoding dihydroxy-acid dehydratase, whose translation MAKKPKSGALTKDADRLATALIRVELLKACGIRREEIENKPLIGIVNSWNDLLPGHLHLRELARSVRDGVLAAGGVPLEFNTIAPCDGYSNGLPGMRYVLPMREIIADAVESMVSAHGFDGLVFLSGCDKIVPAQLMAAARLDLPSIFVTGGPMLPFNAFAPKGTPPILSMVSCPGPGACSGMGTAVSMQCLVEAMGMSLPGSAATHAVHSEKFLMGQKSGMRVVEMVEEELSCRKILTEGALRNGLVTTAAAGCSTNVVIHLLALAEELGLKLSIDDFDNVGREVPHILGVYPSGPYFLLDVYRAGGIPVMLKKVVKFLKIDALTVTGRTIGEEVEPFSCTDDDVIRDLENPYHPDGGIAILRGSLAPDGAVVKTGSIPESMLKFTGPAHVYESEAAAIEGGTKGEFGVGEVIIIRNEGPVGGPGMPELLTVTELLFQLEIADKSALITDGRFSGFSRGPCVGHVSPEAFVGGPLSLIEDGDIITIDIPNRDISFNVSEEILKKRAEKRKPEKRSLTGALSKYAALVSQAYRGCVTKVEDGK comes from the coding sequence ATGGCGAAAAAACCTAAGAGCGGCGCCCTGACCAAAGACGCCGACAGGCTGGCTACCGCCCTCATCCGGGTGGAGCTCCTGAAGGCATGCGGCATAAGGCGGGAGGAGATCGAGAACAAGCCTTTGATCGGGATCGTCAACTCGTGGAACGACCTTTTGCCCGGGCACCTCCATTTGAGAGAACTCGCCAGGTCGGTCAGGGACGGGGTGCTGGCGGCGGGGGGAGTCCCCCTCGAGTTCAACACGATCGCCCCCTGCGACGGCTACTCCAACGGGCTTCCCGGCATGAGGTACGTCCTTCCGATGCGGGAGATCATCGCCGACGCCGTGGAATCTATGGTTTCGGCCCACGGATTCGACGGGCTGGTCTTCCTCTCCGGGTGCGACAAGATCGTCCCCGCCCAGCTCATGGCGGCGGCCCGCCTCGACCTCCCCTCGATCTTCGTGACCGGGGGGCCGATGCTCCCCTTCAACGCCTTCGCCCCGAAGGGAACGCCGCCGATCCTCTCGATGGTCTCCTGCCCGGGGCCGGGGGCGTGCAGCGGCATGGGAACGGCGGTGTCGATGCAGTGTCTGGTCGAGGCGATGGGGATGTCGCTGCCCGGCTCCGCCGCCACCCACGCCGTCCACAGCGAGAAATTCCTGATGGGCCAAAAAAGCGGAATGCGGGTGGTCGAGATGGTGGAGGAAGAGCTCTCCTGCAGAAAGATATTGACCGAGGGGGCGCTGAGAAACGGCCTCGTCACGACTGCGGCGGCGGGCTGCTCCACCAACGTGGTTATCCACCTCCTGGCGCTGGCGGAGGAGCTGGGCCTGAAGCTTTCGATAGACGACTTCGACAACGTGGGGCGGGAAGTCCCCCACATCCTCGGCGTATATCCTTCAGGGCCGTACTTTCTCCTCGACGTATATAGAGCCGGGGGGATACCGGTTATGCTCAAAAAGGTTGTGAAATTTCTAAAGATCGACGCCCTCACCGTCACCGGGCGCACCATAGGCGAAGAGGTTGAGCCGTTTTCCTGCACCGACGACGACGTTATCCGCGATCTCGAAAACCCCTATCACCCGGACGGAGGGATCGCAATCCTCAGGGGGAGCCTTGCGCCCGACGGCGCGGTGGTGAAGACCGGAAGCATCCCGGAGTCGATGCTCAAGTTCACCGGGCCCGCCCACGTCTACGAAAGCGAGGCCGCCGCCATCGAGGGGGGGACGAAGGGCGAGTTCGGCGTCGGGGAGGTGATCATCATCAGGAACGAAGGGCCGGTAGGGGGGCCGGGGATGCCGGAGCTCCTCACCGTGACGGAGCTTTTATTCCAATTGGAGATAGCCGACAAGAGCGCGCTGATCACCGACGGGCGGTTTTCCGGCTTCTCCCGGGGGCCGTGCGTGGGCCACGTCTCCCCGGAGGCGTTCGTCGGGGGGCCGCTGTCGCTGATCGAGGACGGGGACATCATTACAATCGACATACCTAACCGGGACATCTCGTTTAACGTAAGCGAGGAGATTCTCAAGAAACGGGCCGAAAAGAGGAAGCCCGAAAAGCGGTCTCTCACGGGGGCCTTGTCTAAATACGCCGCCCTCGTCTCCCAGGCGTACAGGGGGTGCGTAACCAAAGTGGAGGATGGAAAATGA
- the zupT gene encoding zinc transporter ZupT: MNDENIWIPILITTLAGLSTGIGSVASLFIKEFKHSFLSVTLGFSAGVMVYVSFVELLRNAIDGVGFVYANLGFFGGIIFMFLIDRIVPHNYFEEQVEGAPENKKLMATGTFTALGIAIHNFPEGMGVLFSSISDLSLGIPLAVAIAVHNIPEGIAVSMPIYYATKSRKTAFLYSFFSGVAEPLGAIIGFFILRPFLNDFVLSMTLAAVGGIMVFISFDELLPLSFETGEEHVAIIGAIFGMVVMAVSLSLL, encoded by the coding sequence ATGAACGACGAAAATATCTGGATACCGATCCTGATCACCACCCTCGCCGGGTTGTCCACCGGCATAGGGAGCGTTGCGTCCCTCTTTATCAAGGAGTTCAAACACTCCTTCCTCTCCGTGACCCTCGGATTTTCAGCGGGCGTGATGGTCTACGTCTCTTTTGTGGAGCTTTTGAGAAACGCCATCGACGGGGTGGGATTCGTTTACGCAAACCTCGGCTTTTTCGGCGGAATTATCTTTATGTTCCTCATAGACCGGATCGTGCCCCACAACTATTTCGAGGAGCAGGTGGAAGGCGCCCCGGAAAACAAAAAGCTGATGGCGACGGGAACCTTCACCGCCCTGGGGATTGCGATTCACAACTTCCCCGAGGGGATGGGGGTTCTCTTCTCATCGATAAGCGACCTCTCCCTCGGAATCCCCCTGGCAGTGGCGATCGCCGTTCACAACATCCCCGAGGGAATCGCCGTATCGATGCCGATCTACTACGCCACCAAGAGCAGAAAGACCGCCTTTCTCTACTCCTTTTTTTCCGGCGTGGCGGAGCCGTTGGGCGCGATCATCGGGTTTTTCATCCTCCGGCCGTTTCTCAACGACTTCGTCCTGTCAATGACGCTGGCGGCGGTGGGGGGGATCATGGTCTTCATATCCTTCGACGAGCTTTTGCCCCTCTCCTTCGAGACGGGTGAGGAGCACGTTGCAATAATCGGCGCGATCTTTGGGATGGTGGTAATGGCCGTCTCTTTGTCACTACTATAG
- a CDS encoding alpha/beta fold hydrolase, with protein sequence MMHQGDDFWKNYMERWFGEGLIADWEKNVKLDSIASNGRRINLEVYDTGNARAKTIVFAHGIAGYARLLLPLTIPLFKRGHNLVVPDLQGYGYNEGLKGDFEWNAHVQNLMDAVDYAGERFNGKPFLGGASMGGPLAYAAASKITDRVDGLICWCLWDFSDKEFMVKETNTGYFTYPLMPLFWLASKLFGRLRLKTYSLISYDTLTDSKEMNDLVKLDPQAGTHITLRGAASLILQSKPELRHEDFRLPVLIVQPGADRMTPKVYSERVYEKLGSKIKEYVELEGAAHFPTERRYYELWESAVNAFLKRV encoded by the coding sequence ATGATGCATCAGGGAGACGACTTTTGGAAGAACTACATGGAGAGGTGGTTCGGAGAGGGGCTGATCGCCGACTGGGAAAAGAACGTTAAGCTCGACTCGATCGCCTCGAACGGCCGGAGGATCAACCTCGAGGTGTACGATACCGGCAACGCAAGGGCGAAGACGATCGTCTTCGCCCACGGCATAGCCGGATACGCGAGGCTCCTTTTGCCCCTCACAATCCCCCTCTTCAAGAGGGGCCACAACCTCGTCGTCCCGGATCTCCAGGGATACGGATACAACGAGGGGCTGAAGGGGGACTTCGAGTGGAACGCCCACGTCCAAAACCTGATGGATGCTGTGGACTACGCCGGGGAGAGATTCAATGGGAAACCCTTCCTCGGCGGCGCGAGCATGGGGGGCCCTCTCGCCTATGCGGCAGCGTCGAAGATCACAGACAGGGTCGACGGGCTGATATGCTGGTGCCTGTGGGATTTTAGCGACAAGGAGTTCATGGTAAAGGAGACGAACACGGGATACTTCACGTATCCCCTGATGCCCCTGTTTTGGCTCGCCTCGAAGCTCTTCGGGAGGCTGCGCCTGAAGACCTACAGCCTGATCTCGTATGACACCCTGACCGACTCAAAGGAGATGAACGACCTTGTCAAGCTCGATCCGCAGGCGGGGACGCACATCACGCTCAGGGGCGCGGCAAGCCTGATTCTACAGAGCAAACCCGAGCTGAGACACGAGGACTTTCGCCTGCCTGTCCTGATAGTCCAGCCGGGGGCCGACAGGATGACGCCGAAGGTCTATTCGGAGAGGGTGTATGAGAAACTGGGGTCGAAGATAAAGGAATACGTCGAGCTCGAGGGCGCGGCCCACTTCCCCACGGAGAGAAGATATTATGAGTTGTGGGAATCCGCCGTCAATGCCTTTCTGAAGAGGGTCTGA
- a CDS encoding MBL fold metallo-hydrolase has translation MEITLIGQSTLMIKTSGVSIMTDPWWGSFEFLRGVPLTVDPEKIDPIDLMLVSHNHVDHWCSRAVELAADREIPVIGSVKAARRARRGGVKNVTSLKPGDSCKFRGLVVHATPATHPFARDAVGFVVEGEECFYFSGDTRYDGEIVKFLEGFDLDCVFLQSAASTYPLVGKDGMELEDAARLVKEVGPKVTVPIHFQVKGKTVDTETLSKWKVTSRLVVPEHGKTVEIFF, from the coding sequence ATGGAGATTACGCTGATAGGGCAGAGCACCCTTATGATAAAGACCTCGGGCGTCTCGATCATGACAGACCCGTGGTGGGGGTCGTTCGAGTTTCTCAGGGGCGTCCCCCTGACTGTCGACCCGGAGAAGATCGACCCGATCGACCTTATGCTCGTCTCCCACAACCACGTGGATCACTGGTGCTCCAGGGCGGTTGAGCTCGCCGCAGATCGGGAGATCCCTGTTATCGGCTCCGTAAAGGCCGCAAGGCGCGCCAGGCGGGGGGGTGTGAAAAACGTGACCTCCCTGAAGCCGGGCGACTCGTGCAAGTTTCGGGGCCTTGTTGTCCACGCGACCCCCGCCACACACCCCTTTGCGAGGGACGCCGTGGGATTTGTGGTTGAGGGCGAAGAGTGCTTCTACTTTTCGGGGGATACCCGCTACGACGGGGAGATCGTGAAGTTCCTCGAAGGGTTCGACCTCGACTGCGTCTTTCTGCAGAGCGCCGCATCGACCTATCCCCTCGTGGGGAAGGACGGAATGGAGCTCGAAGACGCGGCCCGCCTCGTCAAGGAGGTTGGGCCGAAGGTTACTGTCCCTATCCACTTTCAGGTGAAGGGGAAGACCGTGGACACCGAGACGTTAAGTAAATGGAAAGTTACATCGCGCCTCGTGGTGCCGGAGCACGGGAAGACGGTGGAAATCTTCTTTTAA
- a CDS encoding NAD(P)-dependent oxidoreductase: MKIAITGSSGYLGRCVTAAALSRGHEVVGIDIKPSGIRDGRFSEHLIDIADGEAVNRAVKGVDAVFHLAAALAQFVRDEKRMQKTNVDGTANILKAAKVNKIKKLVYTSSVEVYGIDVPTPCPEDAPMNPICQYGREKVECEKMCRDYGREGLDITIFRPPTINGPGQNEPFLVSQMEAVYRGKATLLPGGGRSRLQMVDVADVADALFLALEHPKAVGAVMNLGSDNVPTLRGMAQALYEHIGRRPKFISIPALPARIVVRGLSAMGLSPIEPQHLEIALKDYVFDNSRAKELIGWRPKKDDIESAKAAFDDHIKRMEVGG, translated from the coding sequence ATGAAGATAGCGATAACGGGAAGCTCCGGGTATCTGGGGAGGTGCGTGACCGCCGCCGCCCTGAGTCGCGGTCACGAGGTGGTCGGGATCGACATCAAGCCTTCCGGGATAAGGGACGGGCGGTTTTCTGAGCATCTCATAGACATCGCCGACGGGGAGGCGGTAAACAGGGCGGTTAAAGGCGTCGACGCCGTCTTCCACCTTGCGGCGGCGCTGGCCCAGTTCGTGAGAGACGAGAAAAGGATGCAAAAGACAAACGTGGACGGGACGGCAAACATCCTTAAAGCGGCAAAGGTAAATAAAATCAAGAAGTTGGTCTACACCTCCTCGGTGGAGGTCTACGGGATCGACGTCCCGACCCCCTGTCCGGAGGACGCCCCGATGAACCCGATCTGTCAGTACGGCAGGGAGAAGGTGGAGTGCGAGAAGATGTGCCGGGACTACGGGAGGGAGGGGCTCGACATTACGATCTTCCGTCCGCCGACAATAAACGGGCCGGGACAGAACGAGCCGTTTCTGGTCTCCCAGATGGAGGCGGTATACCGGGGAAAGGCGACGCTCCTTCCGGGCGGGGGTAGGTCGAGGCTCCAGATGGTGGACGTGGCCGACGTGGCCGACGCCCTCTTTCTGGCCCTGGAGCACCCGAAGGCGGTGGGCGCCGTGATGAACCTGGGGAGCGACAACGTCCCCACCCTTCGCGGGATGGCCCAGGCCCTCTACGAGCATATAGGGAGGCGCCCCAAATTCATCTCGATTCCGGCCCTGCCGGCGAGGATTGTCGTCAGGGGGCTATCCGCTATGGGGCTCTCCCCCATCGAGCCGCAGCATTTGGAGATCGCCCTTAAGGACTACGTCTTCGACAACAGCCGCGCCAAGGAACTCATCGGCTGGCGGCCGAAGAAGGACGACATCGAGTCGGCGAAGGCCGCCTTCGACGACCATATCAAGAGGATGGAGGTGGGAGGCTGA
- a CDS encoding methyltransferase domain-containing protein has protein sequence MEDGKRANKERRFWRRFAPRYDRFVEKQVKISYQILIGKILDEIEKGNSVLEVAAGTGLIALEVAGKAGEVKAVDITPEMVRFAEKKAKERSIKNTRFSVGDAYALPFDDGSFDAAVCSNALHNMMEPKRALTEMRRVLKKGGKLITPTYCHGEGLKSRMLSRLMSLSGFPGYHRFTIESLSGLISDSGFEIEKIEIIEDRIPLAFIVGRPKK, from the coding sequence ATGGAAGATGGAAAACGAGCAAATAAGGAGAGACGGTTCTGGAGGAGGTTCGCTCCCCGTTACGACCGTTTTGTGGAAAAACAGGTTAAGATCAGCTATCAAATCCTGATTGGGAAGATATTGGACGAGATAGAAAAGGGCAATTCGGTTCTTGAGGTCGCCGCGGGAACGGGCCTGATCGCCCTCGAGGTCGCCGGAAAGGCGGGAGAGGTAAAAGCTGTCGACATAACGCCGGAGATGGTTCGCTTCGCCGAGAAAAAGGCAAAAGAGCGAAGTATAAAAAACACCCGGTTTTCCGTGGGAGACGCCTACGCCCTCCCCTTCGACGACGGCTCGTTCGACGCGGCAGTCTGCTCCAACGCCCTTCACAATATGATGGAGCCTAAGAGGGCCTTAACTGAGATGAGGCGGGTCTTGAAAAAAGGGGGGAAGCTGATCACCCCGACCTATTGCCACGGCGAGGGGTTGAAGTCACGGATGTTATCGAGGCTGATGTCCCTCTCCGGATTTCCCGGCTATCACAGATTTACAATAGAGTCATTGTCCGGGCTTATATCGGACTCGGGCTTTGAGATAGAGAAGATCGAGATCATCGAGGATCGAATCCCCCTGGCCTTTATTGTGGGCAGGCCAAAAAAATAG
- a CDS encoding MFS transporter: MEGRSQDQRGMAAPPAQGRISLSRMFTYSSASLGMGLFYAFNNFTLPLFLRSYTSNDALIGILSSTRSFEGAMVQPVIGAWSDRIWTPIGRRTPFFILGMPIVVALLVYCSFRPTFILLIAAILFFTLIFNIGVDPYIALQSDIAPPGQRSTLNSISTLFIAFGQLSFALISGLILWNINPAYCFYFVGGGMFLTYLITSFGIKERRENVEIRQPMKLKEHLKSLPDYPEALKFFVSQLLLWFGINAATPFLTLFASREVPGVSAGVAQILAALLLGLTALCAVPVGVLGDRISRKRLLQFGLALFGVAALVVAFFVRSLPILALLIVAIGIGNTFHTVLSYPLLTELAPHERIGEFWGINTFFSSSGAIFSAALAGWLADIFGTYRAVFVLTGICMLAALIVLQFVHPEKVAGGEGPTSGDV; encoded by the coding sequence ATGGAAGGACGCTCACAAGATCAAAGGGGGATGGCGGCTCCGCCGGCGCAGGGGCGGATATCGCTATCCCGCATGTTCACCTACAGCTCGGCGAGCCTCGGGATGGGCCTCTTCTACGCCTTCAACAACTTTACGCTGCCGCTGTTTTTGAGGAGCTACACGTCTAACGACGCCCTGATCGGGATCCTCTCCAGCACGCGGTCGTTCGAGGGGGCGATGGTGCAGCCGGTCATAGGCGCCTGGAGTGACCGGATATGGACGCCGATAGGGAGACGCACACCCTTCTTCATCCTGGGGATGCCGATTGTCGTTGCCCTTCTCGTCTACTGCTCCTTTCGGCCGACATTTATCCTCCTCATCGCCGCGATACTCTTTTTCACCCTTATATTTAACATCGGGGTCGACCCGTACATCGCCCTCCAGTCCGATATCGCGCCACCGGGGCAGCGAAGCACGTTAAACAGCATTTCCACCCTCTTCATCGCCTTTGGACAGCTCTCCTTTGCGTTGATAAGCGGACTGATCCTGTGGAATATCAATCCCGCGTATTGCTTCTACTTCGTGGGCGGGGGGATGTTTTTGACCTACCTCATAACGTCCTTCGGGATAAAGGAGCGGCGGGAGAACGTAGAGATTCGACAGCCGATGAAGCTGAAGGAGCACCTGAAGTCTCTCCCAGACTACCCGGAGGCCCTGAAGTTTTTTGTCTCCCAGCTGCTGCTCTGGTTCGGAATAAACGCCGCCACCCCCTTCCTGACCCTCTTCGCCAGCCGGGAGGTGCCGGGGGTGAGCGCGGGGGTCGCCCAGATTCTGGCGGCGCTCCTTCTGGGTTTGACTGCGCTCTGTGCCGTGCCGGTGGGCGTCTTGGGGGACAGGATAAGCAGGAAGAGGCTTCTGCAGTTTGGCCTTGCGCTGTTCGGCGTCGCCGCTCTCGTGGTTGCCTTTTTCGTTAGGTCGCTTCCCATCCTTGCCCTTCTCATCGTGGCCATCGGAATCGGAAACACGTTTCACACGGTGCTCTCCTATCCGCTCCTCACGGAGCTCGCGCCCCACGAGAGGATAGGCGAGTTCTGGGGGATAAACACGTTTTTCTCCTCCTCCGGCGCAATCTTCTCCGCCGCGTTGGCGGGGTGGCTCGCCGACATCTTCGGGACGTATCGGGCGGTCTTCGTCCTGACGGGGATCTGTATGCTGGCGGCGCTGATCGTCCTTCAGTTCGTTCACCCCGAAAAGGTTGCCGGTGGGGAAGGCCCGACATCGGGAGATGTCTGA